The sequence below is a genomic window from Stigmatopora nigra isolate UIUO_SnigA chromosome 16, RoL_Snig_1.1, whole genome shotgun sequence.
ATACTTCATGATTTGCTTTGTATTGTTCAATACATTTAGAGATTGGGAAATGAGGCAATGTAAGTGTACATACAAACCAGGGGCTAATTAGTAGACGCTTTTAAACTTCAACAGTCGAAGTTAATTTTAATTCATCATAAACTACAGATGTTTTAAATAACATGAAACATTCGTCAAAAGATTGATAGTTATTTATTCAGCCATTTTCTGcaccacttattctcacaagatcgcagggggtgttggagcctatccctgtcAACGATAGGCAGCAGGCGGGTGACACCCTTAATTGTTTTCTAGTCAATCGCAGTTGATTTGTATAATAGCAGTGTATGAAGTTTTATTGCATTATAAATATTcaacaaaatgtgcaaaatgtatTGCAAGCACTTTACATTCTCCATATTATGTTACAGTTTCACGTGTATGATTTAAGATTAATTTTGGACCAAAAATTGTTATGGGATTAAACGTAAATTCttagaaatgaaaaacaaaactattgATACATAACATTATTGGTCAATTTTCCTTCTGCCTCTCAGCATGCATGCATTAATGAAAATATAGACCTCGTTGTTGCTTAACTTATTTTACAGCACAATTGTTTGActtcatatttaatttaaataaaataaactacaATGCGTTCTTTAAATCCCTGCATGTAATTAAagttagttattttattttacagaacATATTACCCATTAGCACGTGTTAATGTTTCATTTTATAAACCCCCAATTAAAGGAACTTTACAATTTACATCGAGGTTTTTCTTCATCAACCAGAATGCtcaagaaacaaataaaaacaagcctGAGGAATTTAGACAGTCTTGATTATTAGCGCTGAACATGGAGTTATCATAAAAATAGTAAGACTTGCGGCTTTTGTTTGACACCAATTCTATACAGTTGCCAAGGATGCtcgagaacacacacacacacacacacacacacacacacacacacacacacacacacgcacacgcacacacacgcacgcacatacacgcacacacggtATGCTATTCCAAGCACTCAGCTGCTGCTTGCATCACCGATTTTTCCGAGCGAGCTCCTGCTCTCCGTTTCCAGAGAAACGTAATGACTTGCCAATAATGCGCAAGAGCACACGAGCGTCCTCCGTGTAATATGGTGAGCGAGAGGTCCCTGGGAGTGCCTAGCCATTGTTTGCTTTAATTTCAAATTGCTCAAATGCTCCAGTCGACACTGGGCACTCCACTAAAAGGGGTTTGGGGGAGTAAGAATAGGGGGAAAGTGAATTGTGTGTGGCAGGGGAAAACCTATTAGTCGGACAAAACAAAGGGAGCCTTTGGATGGGGCTTTTGGTTGTGGAGCGTTCTTTAACTACTAAAGTAAAATACTGGaaattgtaaattattttttttcaaagatttgCACTGGATTGTTTACAGGAGTTGCCCGAATTATGTGGTATGTTCTTCAGGTTGCAGAGAGGATATTTCTCTCCAAACTTGCGTTTACTACTCGTTCTTAATTGGTTATATTAGCAGATTGTCCTTTTAGATGCTATAACTcaagaggttttttttaaacatggctGCAAAATGGGTCGGGAAAAATAATTTCtaaccaaaatgatttttttctgaatgctCCTGCCGGGAATGATGAAACGCTTAAggatgaaaaacaacaacaaaatgtcagCTTGTGAAAATAACAATTTTCATATTAATAATTTCAGAAAAATGATATCTTACTATTTTCAGCCAATAACTACCTTTacaaactttttaaatttttttctgAAGTGTTTCAATTTAATTGGATGGGCCGagattgtgtgtgtgcgtgtgtgtgtgtgtgtgtgtgtgtgtgtgtgtgtgtgtgtgtgtgtgtgtgtgtgtgtgtgtgtgtgtgtgtgtgtgtgtgtgtgtgtgtgtgtgtgtgcgtgcgtgggtgtgtgtgcgtgtggttTGCAGCGACAACTCAGCCCAAGATGCAGGAATGTTTTCACAGTTTGACCTTATAAGCCTCAACAAATGAGTAGTGACAGTAGAGACGAAGAGGTGTATTTTGTTGCACTTCACAAACAGATGCTATGTGCTTATTTCTTAAATCACTTTCTGTACTAATAAGTAATTCATGTTACCACTATtgcaatgccaaaaaaatacTAGAAATCTTTGGATAGTTAAAATAAACTCAATTATctaatacaaatataatttaCCACCaacttgtttatgttttatgtttatattaAGCTTTTTAGCACGCTATCTGTTGGTAGAGGCTGTTACAAGTTAGTTATTTGATAAATAAACTTCCATTTTAGGAGACTGGGATGAATTTGGTTAAGCAACTGTGATGCATTTATTGTCTCCAATAAGAGCGGAAAATAAAGTAATCAAACAGGTTATTTGGTTAATGATTGCATTGTTATAATTGCTTCAATATCCAAATAAAGTTTTCTGATAGCAAACGTGTTGTCTTTCTCTATAGATCCTACCATGACTGGGGCTATCTAATGCACCtatatagtcttttttttctgtggtccAACACACAGGGTGAAAGGTGAAAGCAAACCCTCCCCCTACCACTGTCCGCGCACACTTCAGGCTCGGATTGCATGTAAAATGACATTCTCcctgggtggtggggggtggagTGGAATTCATTGTTTTGGCAGGGGGCAGTGGCTTTGTGTCATAAAAAGTCTATGCTCTTACAAGTGCCCTCACCTCCTTGACCAGCAGTCCCCATTTTAGTCAATACAAAACAAATGTGAATGCATGCCTGCAGGTTGGCTATTAGATTCATATGTGATATATATGCAATGAGTAATTTTCAATTATAGCAAAAATATCCACTTAGatttaatatgaaaaattaCAACCTATTATTTGTTATTGCAGACTGAATATATTGCATTTGAATCCAAAACTATTGTTAAACgtagctcctttttttttacttaataaaaaaaaactgcatcctttTGACTTTAGTGGTGCGCTGAGGTGTTTCCCCAGCAGCCTACAATGGGGGGCTTCACTGCACTGCGCTTCGGGGGGATGAGCTCTCATTCTCAGCCAGTCGTTCTTACAACATCCATGACAGGCACCGGAGGAAGAAGAAAGCAATGCAAAATGACATTTGGtccacataaataaaataatttaaaaaaaagaataacaaaggGTCACCACTTATTCAATAAATGTCtttgtgtgttatttttgtatcattttatgtGCAAGGTTATTAAACAGCTCaacattttaagttaaaaaagatACAAATGTTTGTGAATTAAGTGTATTTTCACTAATAGATTtcagtttagatttttttaatgggtgTGTTTTTTCCTTGTCAAATTCGCCTTAAATACACACATTACCTCATTCTATGGTTTCACTGAAATTGTGATTTTAAACCTGAAAATAACATTCATATAGAATTACTGAGTATTATCTGACCACTTTGTATCTGAatttcacatatacatattttacaatgtttttGTATCGTCTAATtgtaatgaaaagaaaaactggatttaaatttctttactttgtaatttctaCTTATAGTGGAGTGAGCAGttttatatgtatctatgtTTGCATGTGGGAGAATGAAATCAATGACAAACAATTGCGATATTTCAAATCAAGGTGGATATATTCATTTGTTAGTTGAAGTATTTTGTTATTACGTTCGTTTACATCATTTGCAAGAGAAGATATACTTGTGGACAACGAGGAAACAGTGCATCATTGCACGTCCATTTAATGGATAAACGTTTTGCACATCTTTTAAGATAGAATACACTTACGTGTGACTGTATAAGAGCTAAATTGTGGAATAAATTGTATCACAATAATATGTCTGGGGGATTGTTGTGCATGCATACGAGTGACTACGAAAAGCTCATTTGGTCAAGCACAATTTCCTACAAACAGGCAAATGCTTCATGAACAACATTATATTAATGAAATTATAATTATAGCAGATTCCATTCATAAATGAAGGCAGGATTTTTTGCAGGGTCAATAGTTCAAGCATATAAAGGTATATAATCTGAtgcgtgaaaaaaaactttatttgtcatttgtgATGAAGCAATGCTTCTtgtcatgtgtatatatatttatattgtcatgagtatatatatttatattttttgcagaTCAACAGTTCAAGCATAAAAAGGCATATAATCCAATgcatgaaaaaacaacattatgttTCCTTAGTGGTGAAGCAATGCCTTTAATAAtgagtatatacatatatatttatattgtcatgagtatatgtatatatttatatatatattatgtgcAGGATCACTAGTTCAAGCATATGAAGGCATATAATCTAATGCATGAAAAACCAacgttatttttcttttgtggtGAAGCAATTCTTCTACTCATGAGTatatattttgagaaaaaatccaaaagggAAAGAATTTTGGTCCACTCCTGAAATATAACgcagtaatatattttttcgtGCATTTCTCCCTGTTGGACTTTTTAAATACATCTTTGGAATGATTGATGCAGTGATTTACTACAGTCTGTGGGTGATTTTAAAGTGGATGTGGAAGTCGGTAGGTGGGGttggaaaatcatttttattgcatCACCTGTCAAGGGCATCCAATGGGCGTCGAGTCCGTGAACATTAATTGATGATGGTGTCTCTCTAGTGGCGTACCTCCCCTTTGCTGTCATTTTATTTGCAATAGCAGCTGCATTTTAGGTAAcaaacccccacccccaccccaccttcTTTTCTCCCTCCCCTTTACATACAcacaactctctctctctctctctctctctctctctctctctctctctctctctctctctttctctctctctctctcgctgaaTTATTCGTCTGGCTCAGTCGGTTGTGCACACCTTCCCCTTCTCTCTGCAGCCGATCAGAGGGGAGTGGAGCCGGCAGAGGCAGGTAGCATCAGCATCACCCCCCCATACACCCCACCATGCAGGATTGTGTGCGCGCTGAGTGGTCGCAACCGACTTATTCAACATGACATCCGCTCCGTCAAAGTTTGGCGTGGAGGTATGGCCAGGATGCCTTGATTAATCCATAGCCGGGATTAGACCATTTGGATCTGATCCATGAAAGATGGGAGACGTGGAGTGTGGCTTCGAGGAAATGCAAGGAGTTAGATTGGGATACCTGCTTATCCGAGGCAAGCAGATGTTCGCCTTGTCTCAGGTCTTCACCGAGCTGCTCAAGAACATTCCACGCACCACCGTGCACAAGCGCATGGACCACCTGAACGTGAAGAAGCACCAATGTGACCTGGACGAGCTGCGCAAACTCAAAGCAATAAACTCCATAGCTTTTCATGCAGCCAAGTGCACGCTCATATCGAGGGAGGACGTAGAGGCTCTCTATTTCTCCTGCAAGACGGAGCGAGTCTTCAAGTCCAGCAACAACAAAAGGAAAGCCACGTCGTGTGCAAACGGGGGCAGCAACCTCGTGTCGGCAGAGATCCTCCACGCAGACCCCGAGCTTTGGCAGAAAAAAGTTTGGTTCACTTTGCACGGTGTGCAAGACAAAGCGACCCGGCGAGAGATTTGCGACTCCAAACTACCTCATCTTCACCACAAAACACAGGCGCGAGATTACCGTTCGACCACAAAGTCAAGTTACAGACACGTTAAAAACTTTGAAACAGCCAAGATCCACGGGAACCGAGTGACCTGGAGCCCGAGAGACCCGTTTTTCCGGGGCGCTCCCGTAGCGGCGCTCCAGTCCGCTATGGCTGCGCAGTCCAAGCTGTCTCGCGCAGCCGACGACCCTCATCACAAAAGGAAAAGGAGGCGCGAGGGGGGCGGCGTAAAACACGCCTGGAAGAGCAGACACCACCAGCACCACCCGCACGACCCGCACGACACGCACGACCCGCCGGTACTGGTCGTGCGGCCCAAATCCAGCACTACGCACCGTGCTGCGTTTGATGCCTTCCACTTGAGTCGGGATTTCTACCTTCACCCGCATCACATCGAGCCGAGTTTCGAAAGCAGCGACACCGAGTCTAGCACCACCTACTCCGAACGCGCCTACCCCGACTCGGATTTCGGTTCTGGCTTCTCTACCAGCAGTAGCtccgaggaagaggaggaagacgaagatGACACGCAGTCTGAGAGCACAGAGGTCAGCTCGGATGAGGAAGAAAGTTCCTCTCATTCAGACTCCAGCTCAGTTTCCAGCCGGGGTTCGGTTCAGAGCATCCGGTTTAGGCGGGCTCGAGTAGGGACCCTCGCCAAAACTCTTAACCCTATAAAGGCCCCTCTGGTTCTGCAGCCCACTTTTCACTACAACCACCACCAGCAGCTGCAGCAACATGACAAGTCAGCTCAGAGCCAGGAAGAAAATGGACAATATTGGAATAACTCTGGAACCAAATTCCTTTCGCTGGTTTTCACTGGGAACAAATGTGACCAGGCGAGTCCTAACCCTGATTCGGAACTTGAACGCGGCCGATTTGAATCCCAGGTGAGTAAGGCCCTCAATGCATCACGGAGGACATCAGCATGTGCCACCAACGAGCAATTCGGCTGGGCGAAAGACACAAAAAGCACCGGGCAAATGCTCCCCACGCCTCCCAAGAAAATCAAGAAGGAAATGGAAGAGCTTTCCGTGACGGGGTCTCCTCGACCCGAGACCGGCGTCAAAACAGCCCCAACGCTGCCCCTTGCGCTCCACAAAGTCAAATTAAAAGTGGAAGACTCCTACAGCGAATTTGAATACCAGAGCGTCAAATTCAAAGAGCCTGCGATCAACACTGAACAATATTCCAGGAGCACAGTCACACAAAGGGAAGTGAAATACACCGAGAATACCCCCAGTGTAGCCCCTGTGTATAAGGACCAAATAGAGGAGAGGGAAACAAGGAGCAAAAAGTGCTTGGCTTCAGAGCTGGGGAAGGGATCCAGGCTTTCCAGGGCGCAATCAAAACAAGCCAGGGTCACTAGGgctacctcctcctcctccttctcctcctcctcctctgcctcCTCCACCgcgtcctcctcttcctccgcgGAGAATTTTCCGAGTGGCCATAAATGCAGCACGGCGAACACTACCACGCGGAGAGCAAAAATGCCTTTCAGCCTTATGGCAAATTTCCCGTTTTTGCCGTCGCTGGTGGTTGGCAGCGATGGGGATCTATGCCCCGCTTACTCCCTGAACTCTTTGAGGGGTCTCGGGCCTCCCCCTCCGTCTcaccctgtgtggagttggcagcCAGGCGGACACATTTTTCCTCCCCCACACACTCACAGGACCGAGAAATAGACCGACTGCATTAGCAGCACgtaaaaacaaatggaaaaaaggacgctattcattttctttcttttgtaaatCTGTTGCAGTTGTATTCAAGGATACAAGAGGAAACCATCAAAGGAAGTCATTTAAATTTTCCCGTTATGTGGCCCTTTGATGtggatttatatttatttaaaaaaatatatcgaaAGCTATGCGCCCTAAGTTTTGAGACTTGACTTGTCCCCCCCCTACACACATTTTTTCTGCCTATGTTTCTCGACCTGTTGGATTGTATTAATATGCCAGAGTGTCTCTGGTACGGTGCTGAAAGAagcttggaaaaaaagaatcacaACATTCCTTAAGACAATGATATGGTATTTTAATCGAGCTTAGTTGAAAACATAGAAATCAGGGTTTATTCCATAACGTGCCACTCGTTTTCTGTAAATCAAGCTGCATTTTTGCCCATATGATTCATCACCACGTCGGTGACCACTATGACCCATAAACACAGTTCACCAGCGTTGTGTTTTAGAATTTCGGTGGGTTTTGTGATGTCTGTCTATCGCAATTAAGCCTTTAAcagatttgacaaaaatatatattttttcagtgtttgaaatagatttgttttcattttttcccctgaatAATGCCCATGAGGTTCTCAAACAACACACGCCTTATTGAGAGACAATCAAAATAGCATGGTGGGAAAAagatacacccccccccccccccacacacacacactgccccAAAAAAGTTGAGATTTATCACATAATTTACCTAATTTATGTTTCAATGCATACACTGAGTGGGTAGTCTGTATGGCGCCGCAATGTTTACAATAACATTAGAATATTGGCTCTCATTGGTGGGGGGGGGCAAAGGCTACTACTCACAGAGGGGACAAagcacaagaaagaaaaaaatgcactttgttaCTTTTGGGGTCTTGTATAAACTGTGGCCTACCTGAtcaaaatttgaagaaaatatacaaAGGGTATacatttcttgttttgtttctaaTACGCCTTGTTGATTTAGTGTATAGTACTGTTTGAAATTACTATCCATTTTCATTCAGGATTAATTCTGATATCAAGGCTTGACTTTGTGAAGCCATTTTTTCATTAAGATGCAGGGTAATTATATAACTACTATTTGTCATTGAGGAACACCAAAAACAGCCTATTTTCTTGTAGCTTTATTGATCAAGCACCGTATTATAACATTTTGAGCATTAATGAATGTATAGTGACTCCCAAGTTCTTTGTCTGTAGCTCCACTTTCAGCCGTTAAGGCGTCAGCACGCACACCTTTAAGCCCCAGGAAATGTGTAAATGACTGCAGTTGCACCTCCACGCGTGGTGTGTGTTTTGGGGAAATGTCTCTAAAATGTTAGAATTCAGGACAAGCTCTTGCTAATTggcagggttgttttttttactcctgagagagaaaaaagaggggGTGAATAGTAAgcatcaaccccccccccccccaccaccccccaGCTAAGTGACGTCACCTACGCTcagcaaaaaaagatggctcTCATTCAAATGATTGTATTTAAATGGTGATTGTTTAAAACTGCTTTAAAACAACACATGGGAAACGTTAAGTCACATGATTAAAGCCGGTAGTAAGTGAAGCCCCTGCTCACTGAGGGCCTCTTCATCAGGCCAGAGTGATAATTCAAACCCTGTACTATTTCCACCCTGTAAACTGgccatttgaagaaaaaaaaaaagctttggccCCAAGCGCTCCACAAGCAGgcctgcagatttttttttttaaatgcaggaaAAGGGTGGAGTGGGGATGGGGGTGGTTGCACCACAGTCGAGACAGGGGGTGGTGGAAGGTTGCTGTGTGCAAGAGCAAAGCTTTCAACCTTTAATCCGCATGTCAAAAGCAGGCTGCATGGCACAGGAGGAAGAGGAATAGCTTGGTCAAATCACCGttcaatacacacacacgcacacattctCACGCATGGTTCACAATACACGGCTGCAGGGACGGAGAGGGTGGTCATGGTCTGATATAGCTTGCTGCCATTGTAAACAATACTGTGACAATAATCTTCATTCTCATCAACCTTCCTAGATATTGATAACCATCATTTTCTTTTACAATACTTGGTCCTTTTTTTGTACACAGAGTTTTAAGTCACtgggataatgaatgaaaatgattttattggttGTCTTTTCTTGTATTtacaggttttttgggggggggggtgagttgTTTGTTCTTATTgttgtatgcatgtatacatttatatattggaACAACTGCACTGAAAATGGAAACTTGAACAGTGGATTTATAAAGCACTTTCCTTTCCCTTCCCTTTTCTAATTATTAAACATTCATCAAACGCAATTGAGTGAATTAAGACTATTTTATGAAGTTTACATTCAGTATGAGAAAATGGGTGTAAAAAACCCACATGTCACATGACCGAAGAAGTAGTGAAGTACTCCCACGGACTGGTTTATCTAAGCCTCTATATTTGTATCAAACAAGTACACAAAAGTTACAAACGCAGGAAATGAACCTTGACTTTTCATTAAATGTATAGTGACTACGACTCATTTGATGATTGTACCATATTTCTTAGGGTTCTCTCCATGAAGgttttattatataaaataagacaaaactaaaataagtgtgtgtatatacaggGTGACCTAAAAAGATGCGGAAACGTTTTCGAAACTGTTGggtatgcatctttttgggtcaccctgtatatatgtgtgtgtgtgtttaaggaTTTTGATGTAATTGTTATCTTGTTATATCGATCATGGGGCACAGAATAGAGCATTATATGCTCCATACTTGAGACATTATATATAAAGTTGACACATTTTAGAGTTTTGTATAACAGTTCCAGTTCAGTTGCATATACTTGGACCCCAGACCATGGGTTCCCCAcccttaaaataaccatatCTTTCAGGTTTTTAAACATCTATAACATactgaaaagaaacaaactctTTAAACTAATTTGAACAAGTACATTGGTTACACATGATGAAATTTGTAGTAAAGTAAcgtgtatttctttttaaaactctGTTGGGGTCATGCAGACCTAAACACAAGCAATTGAATTCCACTGCGGATTGCGAACCAACTCCAATAGAACAAAAGCAACGTGAGCATGTGTCCTTTGACATTATTGCAACatgtaatttattaaaaaaataattggacgAAAGGAAAATGCTTTACATTGATCTTTGAGCCACTttaaggataaaaaaatattttaaatatttttaatgtgtttgatTTCCTTCGTGTAATATTAACTAGGTAATTTTTCACTCATAATATTTGGTTTTacaacatatttaaaaagttgTGTGTCACGAGAAGATATTTTATCTACAGCTTACATATGACACGTATCTTACATGCATACATTAAGATATATGTAAAGAAAcacgcacccacacacactcacacacacacaaacacacatgcatcCCTCCTCccccacacgcacacacactaatTGTATAGTTAGAATTAAACACAATTCGCAAATTAAACACCAAAGATTTATTTGCGATGTCTTTGCAGTATCTGTAAAAATATGCAGAAATCAACAAAACAAGCTCAACGTTAATCccaattgaaatgtattttttccacgCTATATTAATGAGACGAACATTTAACGTTGAAAATTTATGACAAACAAAACCCTGTAATGTAGTAAAATAATCCATAGACCAAGATAGTAGAAATGTATTCGCCAATGGATTGCTTTTGGTCgttctttttttcagtgtgtATAAAAGTTTCAGAAAGCTTAGAGTACTTTACAATTCAAGTAAAATTactcttgtaaataaaataagcacACGATTAAATATAAAGCTAGATGCGTTTCTTTGTTTGTGCGGCTTTTACACACTTGTCAACACAAATTACCCAAAAATATCTCATTGAAATATCTTGAATAAATAGATAACATATTTAATGACGTAAATATTCTAATGGAATATATTTTCTTTGCCTTGCAATCAATACATTGCTCTAGTCCAAGTTCCTCTaaaattgaccatttttttgcacGTTTCCATAACATCGCGATCGTGGTTGGAGTAGTCAAGTAAACAGCGGCGCATTGGTGGGTTTAACCGGGGTTCCCCCTCGACACCGTCGAAGTCATGAACACTGTTGGCTGCCTCATGTGgtgaatggtttaaaaaaaatcaccactaTACGTTTAGTATATACTCGTGTTTAGACATGTAAACACGCATCTGtaattttaaaactatttttaagcGGCTTATCAGCATCTAATTTGTGAATAGACAAATGGTCTAATGGTTCATTCAAATATCGTAGGGTTAAAGGGGTTGAAAAGACCTAATCGGGAGAGACATGGGGGTTTCCGAAGGGGGAGTTTGTCCGGgagtggaaaagggaaaagcaGCGTGGAGGGCGTCATGGAGCTCAAATGCATTTGTTTGGGCTTTTCTCTGCACTGCATGCACGGCCAAACGTGGGCCAAGGAGTCGGAGAAGAAGTGCAAAGAAGATTTTATAAAACTACCAAATAGGAACAAGTTTTGCCCGTCTCCTTGACAATAGGTTTTGTTAAAAATTTCACCAGCAATGTGTTTAAATGGCGATTAAAATACTATTCTGGTAGCTCAATGCCCCGCAGCTCCTATAGCAGAACTCATGAATAATTCATCGGGTTTAACGAGAATGATTTATACACTGTTATACACCAGAATTAAACGCATTACATACACCGTGGCTTATGTGGACCGCTGTTATTCGGTTCATAAAAGTTGAATTTGAATTcaatcaatttgaatgaattaacaGCTTCAAGGcactgctaaaaaaaagaaattaattagGTAAATTAGAATTTCCCTGTTGTACTTTAGAAAAATTCACCAGAGTTTAAAATTCCCcacaattcaaaataaatgatgtatgtgttttgtatgtatgtatgtagttatatatatatatatatatatatgtatatatatatatatatatatatatatatatatatatatatatatatatatatatatatatatatatatatatatatatatatatatatatatatatatatatatatatatatatatatatatatatatatatatatatatatatatatatatatatatatatatatatatatatatatatatatatatatatatatacatacatacatacatacacatacatatatatataagcacatacatacatatatataactacatacatacatacaaatacatacatacatataactacatacatacatacacatacatacatatatataactacatacatacatacaaatacatacatacatataactacatacacacatacacatacatacatacacatatatatatatatatatatatatatatatatatatatatatatatatatatatatatatatatatatatatatatatatatatatatatatatatatatatatatatatatatatatatatatatatatatatatatatatatatatatatatatatatatatatatatatatatatatatatatatatatatatatatatatatatatatatatatatatatatatatatatatatatatatatatatatatatatatatatatatatatatatatatatatatatatatatatatatatatatatatatatatatatatatatatatatatatatatatatatatatatatatatatatatatatatatatatatatatatatatatatatatatatatatatatatatatatatatatatatatatatatatatatatatatatatatatatatatatatatatataactacatacatacatacacatacatacatatatatataactacatacatacatacacatacatatatatataactacatacatacatacacatacatacatatatgtataaatacatacatacacatacatacatacacacacatacatacatatatataactacatacatatatatatataactacatacatacatacacatacatacacacacatacatacatatatataactacatacatatatatatataactacatacatacatacacatacatacatatataactacatacatacatacacatacatacatacacacacatacatacatatatataactacatacatacatacatatatataactacat
It includes:
- the skida1 gene encoding SKI/DACH domain-containing protein 1 — encoded protein: MGDVECGFEEMQGVRLGYLLIRGKQMFALSQVFTELLKNIPRTTVHKRMDHLNVKKHQCDLDELRKLKAINSIAFHAAKCTLISREDVEALYFSCKTERVFKSSNNKRKATSCANGGSNLVSAEILHADPELWQKKVWFTLHGVQDKATRREICDSKLPHLHHKTQARDYRSTTKSSYRHVKNFETAKIHGNRVTWSPRDPFFRGAPVAALQSAMAAQSKLSRAADDPHHKRKRRREGGGVKHAWKSRHHQHHPHDPHDTHDPPVLVVRPKSSTTHRAAFDAFHLSRDFYLHPHHIEPSFESSDTESSTTYSERAYPDSDFGSGFSTSSSSEEEEEDEDDTQSESTEVSSDEEESSSHSDSSSVSSRGSVQSIRFRRARVGTLAKTLNPIKAPLVLQPTFHYNHHQQLQQHDKSAQSQEENGQYWNNSGTKFLSLVFTGNKCDQASPNPDSELERGRFESQVSKALNASRRTSACATNEQFGWAKDTKSTGQMLPTPPKKIKKEMEELSVTGSPRPETGVKTAPTLPLALHKVKLKVEDSYSEFEYQSVKFKEPAINTEQYSRSTVTQREVKYTENTPSVAPVYKDQIEERETRSKKCLASELGKGSRLSRAQSKQARVTRATSSSSFSSSSSASSTASSSSSAENFPSGHKCSTANTTTRRAKMPFSLMANFPFLPSLVVGSDGDLCPAYSLNSLRGLGPPPPSHPVWSWQPGGHIFPPPHTHRTEK